One window from the genome of Bradyrhizobium xenonodulans encodes:
- a CDS encoding DUF5625 family protein has translation MFAQSWNRALGAVLLFVLAAGVFRVAGGWAYGEPPYVQYLKWVHHDIPRFTVPARLIEGTPFTFQAQIIGKKRYKLNLVVYFTGPREEAALEALLGPIAQPINAGLPLGKLPTKVHVTVQDQERRVVFDQTQSSDGIDARTAFSRARELALLPLDEGRYTVAITPLRDMTALSPFRTEIEVTYSGK, from the coding sequence ATGTTTGCGCAATCGTGGAATCGAGCACTTGGTGCGGTACTGCTCTTCGTTCTCGCCGCCGGTGTCTTCCGAGTTGCGGGAGGCTGGGCATACGGCGAGCCTCCGTATGTCCAATACTTAAAATGGGTGCATCACGACATCCCGCGATTTACAGTTCCGGCGCGTCTGATCGAGGGGACACCCTTCACTTTTCAAGCCCAGATCATCGGAAAGAAGCGATATAAGCTGAACCTCGTGGTCTATTTCACTGGACCAAGGGAGGAGGCTGCTCTTGAGGCTCTGCTCGGTCCCATTGCACAACCGATTAACGCAGGATTGCCCCTCGGGAAGCTGCCGACGAAGGTTCATGTAACCGTTCAGGATCAAGAGCGGCGCGTGGTGTTTGATCAGACCCAGAGTTCGGACGGGATCGACGCACGGACAGCTTTCTCGCGTGCTCGTGAGCTCGCCTTACTGCCTTTGGATGAAGGCCGTTACACGGTCGCTATCACGCCCTTGAGGGACATGACGGCATTGTCTCCGTTTCGAACGGAAATCGA
- a CDS encoding DUF6894 family protein encodes MRFYFDYKDSAGTILDDQGEDLPDFATACDAAMRYLAEGIRDHSPSELTDKLSVLVRTKDVPILTVSATIDVTAAAPISSSRKLS; translated from the coding sequence ATGCGCTTCTACTTCGACTACAAAGACTCGGCCGGGACGATCCTTGACGACCAGGGTGAGGACCTTCCGGACTTCGCAACTGCGTGCGACGCTGCGATGAGATATCTAGCCGAAGGGATACGGGATCACAGCCCGTCGGAGCTAACCGACAAACTGTCCGTGCTCGTGAGAACGAAAGACGTTCCAATCCTGACCGTGTCGGCTACGATCGACGTAACCGCGGCAGCACCGATCAGCTCCAGCCGGAAACTCTCCTGA
- a CDS encoding serine hydrolase domain-containing protein: MTSESVSDSPEDLHDGWRVGNPAWHGFDSALLQDMRRRVADGRLDNVHAIIVARDGVLVYEQYAAGQDQNGLEPAKHTIFNAATKHNGNSMTKSVISLLVGVALQRGWIKTLDAAVLDYFPEYADLRTPEKSPITLYHLLTMSDGLDWSEFKPPFDSFGKMRGAKDAYRYVLEQPAVAPPGRTYNYNSGATELIGAVLRKTSGKSLDALARDELFEPLGIEDVEWNRQLPDGQPQASGALRARPRDWAKLGQLVINRGVWNNRQIVPSAWIADSIKPHNNGPGLFLYGYHWWLGRSFCRGRVVEWAGAMGWGGQRLMIVPDLGLVALALAWLPKRMTLPEEILLNEFILPAAMST; this comes from the coding sequence ATGACTTCGGAGAGCGTGTCGGACAGTCCTGAGGATCTTCATGACGGTTGGCGTGTCGGAAATCCTGCATGGCATGGGTTCGACTCCGCGCTGCTGCAGGATATGCGCCGGCGCGTGGCCGATGGCCGGCTCGACAACGTTCACGCCATCATCGTTGCGCGCGATGGTGTGCTCGTTTACGAGCAGTACGCGGCCGGGCAGGATCAAAATGGTCTTGAGCCGGCAAAGCATACGATCTTCAACGCGGCGACGAAGCACAATGGCAACTCGATGACCAAGAGCGTGATCTCGCTCTTGGTCGGCGTCGCCCTGCAACGTGGCTGGATCAAAACTCTGGATGCAGCGGTTCTGGACTACTTTCCGGAATATGCCGATCTGCGCACGCCGGAGAAGAGCCCGATCACGCTGTACCATCTGCTGACGATGTCGGACGGCCTTGATTGGTCCGAGTTCAAGCCGCCGTTCGATAGCTTCGGCAAGATGCGTGGCGCGAAGGACGCCTATCGCTACGTCCTGGAACAGCCGGCGGTTGCGCCGCCGGGGCGCACCTACAACTACAACAGCGGGGCGACCGAGTTGATTGGCGCGGTCTTGCGGAAGACAAGTGGCAAGTCCCTTGACGCGCTGGCGAGAGACGAATTGTTCGAGCCGCTGGGCATCGAGGACGTCGAATGGAATCGACAATTGCCGGATGGTCAGCCGCAGGCCAGCGGTGCATTGCGGGCTCGCCCACGCGACTGGGCGAAGCTTGGTCAGCTGGTGATAAATCGCGGTGTCTGGAATAACCGGCAGATTGTTCCATCGGCTTGGATCGCGGACTCGATCAAGCCTCACAACAATGGACCGGGATTGTTCCTGTACGGCTATCATTGGTGGCTCGGACGCTCTTTCTGTCGCGGGCGAGTGGTCGAGTGGGCCGGGGCCATGGGCTGGGGCGGTCAACGACTGATGATCGTTCCGGATTTGGGTCTGGTCGCGCTTGCTCTTGCATGGCTGCCGAAACGGATGACCCTTCCAGAGGAAATTCTACTTAACGAGTTTATCCTGCCGGCTGCGATGTCTACCTGA